The Candidatus Margulisiibacteriota bacterium genome segment TCATTTTAAAACAATAGTTCCGTCCAAAGATGTGAATGTAATTATGGTTGCCCCCAAAGGGCCGGGACATATGGTCAGAAGAGTTTATGAAGAAGGTTTCGGCGTTCCTTGTATATGGGCAGTACATCAGGATGCTACCGGTAACGCCAAAGACATAGCCTTGGCTTATGCAAAAAGTATCGGCGGTACAAGGGCTGGTATTTTGGAAACTACATATAAAGAAGAAACAGAAACCGATCTTTTCGGTGAACAGTGCGTGCTTTGCGGAGGTACCACAGCTTTGGTTCAGGCCGGTTTTGACATATTGGTTGCCGAAGGTTATCAGCCGGAAATTGCTTATTTTGAATGCCTGCATGAGTTGAAGCTTATTGTAGACTTAATGTACGAAGGTGGTATTGCCAAAATGCGAGATTCTATATCTAACACAGCTGAATATGGCGACTATTCTGTCGGTCCCAAAATTATCAATGATGGAGTCAAGAAAGTCATGAAAGAAGCGCTGAAAAGAATTCAGAGCGGAGAGTTTGCCAAGGAATTCCTGGATGAATGTAAAGCCGGGAAACCTAAAATGACCAAATATCGTGAAGATATGAAGAATTCTCTGATCGAAAAAGTAGGTAAAGAGTTGCGCGGTATGATGAGTTGGATTAAGAAAGACTAGTTGTTAGCCTGAAAAGGTTTTGCTAAATGAGCGAAC includes the following:
- the ilvC gene encoding ketol-acid reductoisomerase, whose protein sequence is MAKIYYDKDADLNILKGKTIAIIGYGSQGHAHALNHRDSGLNVVVGELKGTPNYEKAVQHKMNIMTAAEAAKKADLIMMLVPDEFAADIYKKEIEPGLTAGKTLAFAHGFNIHFKTIVPSKDVNVIMVAPKGPGHMVRRVYEEGFGVPCIWAVHQDATGNAKDIALAYAKSIGGTRAGILETTYKEETETDLFGEQCVLCGGTTALVQAGFDILVAEGYQPEIAYFECLHELKLIVDLMYEGGIAKMRDSISNTAEYGDYSVGPKIINDGVKKVMKEALKRIQSGEFAKEFLDECKAGKPKMTKYREDMKNSLIEKVGKELRGMMSWIKKD